Within the Deinococcus aerolatus genome, the region ACGTGGTCAACCTGTTCTACGGCTGGCTGCCGCAGTACGTGGACAGCGGTTACCTGCTGCCCCTGCCGGCCAAGGACTTCCCGATCAAGAAGATCGAGAGTGACTTCGTGCCGATGATCCAGACCAGCAAGATGGACGGCAAGTACTACGCCCTGCCCACCTCGGTGCGGACGCTGGCGGTGTTCTACAACAAGGACCTGTTCAAGGCTGCCCGCCTGACCCCCCCGCGCACCTGGGAAGACTTCATCGCCGCCGGGGAGAAGATCGTCAAGGGCGCGCCGCCGCGCTTCACCACCCTGGGCTTCGGCATCCAGCCCGACGGCCAGGACTACCACATGGTCCGCGAGGTGCTGGTGCGGCAGTTCGGCGGCACCCCGTACAGCAAGGACAGCAAGACGGCCACCTACGACAGCGAGGCCGGGCGCAAGGCAATGGCCTTCTACACCGATCTGGCCACCAAGTACAAGCTGGGCGTGCCCAACTTCTTCCCCGGCAACAACAGCTACCGCGACGCCTTTATCGCCGGCAAGGTCGGGATGATCATCGACGGCTCCTTTGCCGTCAACACCATCAAGAACGGGGCCAAGTTCGAGTGGGGCGTCATCCCGCTGCCGGTGATGAAGGACAACGGCATCCGCAGCAACTTCGGGTCGTACTGGGTCAACGGCATCACCAAGAACGCCAAGGGCGAAAAGCTCGACGCCGCCGTGAAGTTCCTCAAGTTCCTGACCAGCGAGACCACCCAGCGCACCTGGCTGGACTCGGTGGGCGAGATTCCGGCCAGCCGCAAGCTGTCCGGCGACGCGTCGCTGCGCAAGGACCCGGTGTTCGGCGCCTTCGTGGGCTCGCTGCCGTTCGCGCACTCGACGCTGTTCGTCGATGAGGCCGGTCAGCGCAAGGCCTGGGTGGACGCGATCAACACCGTCCTGTTGCAGGGCAACACCCCGGCCAACGCCATCAAGAAGGCCGCCACCGACGAACAGAAGATCCTGAACAGCTACTACAAGTAAGGCGTTCGGCGGCCCGCGCCGCTGCCTCCCCTCCGGCGCCGTCCGGGGGGAGGTGGAGGCGCGTCCTGTTTGCCGCACCCATGTCGCTTCATCACTGCGCTCCAGAGGTTGAGATGCCCAGATTCCATGCCCGCCCAGGGACCCCATGACCAGCACGGCGCCCACGTCCACCACCCCCCCCAGGCCCCGCCGGGGCGGCTCGATGCGCCGGCATCAGACCCGCACGGCCTACACGTTCCTGCTCGTTCCGCTGATCTTCTTTCTGATCGTGCGCTTTTTGCCTACCCTCTCCGCCCTGCGCCTGAGCGTGTTCGACTGGAACATTCTCAAAGAGCAGCAGCCCTTCGTGGGGATCGAGAACTACGAGCGCCTGTTCGCCGACGAGAAGTTCGGGCAGGCGCTGCGCAACACGGCGCTGTACGCGGTGATCGGCGTTCCGGCCCAGATCGCCCTGGGGCTGGTGGTGGCACTGATGCTCAACCGCATCCAGGCGCTGCGGGGCCTGTTCCGGGCGCTGTATTTCGCTCCCTACGTGACCCCCATCGTGGCCGCCGCATGGGTCTGGCAGTGGCTGTTCAGCCCGCAGTTCGGCCCGATCAACACCTTCCTGATCTGGCTGAACATTCCGCCGCAGAACTTCCTGACCTCGCCCACCCAGTCCCTGGCGACGACGGCGGCCCTGGTGGTGTGGCAGAACCTGGGCTTCCAGATCGTGCTGTTCCTCGCCGGTCTCGCGGCCATCCCGCGCAGCTACTACGAGGCCGCCGAGATCGACGGCGCGAACGGCACGCAGACGTTCTGGAAGATCACGCTGCCGCTGCTCAACCCCACCATCGTGTTCAGCGTGGTTACCGGCACCATCTCCTATCTACAGCTGTTCACCCAGGTCGTCAACCTGAACTTCACCGACCAGGGCGGCCCGCTGGGCAGCACCATGACCGTGGCGCTGTACATCTACCAGATCGCTTTCGGCCGCTACCAGATGGGCTACGCCTCGGCCATCACGGTGGTGCTGTTCCTGATCATCCTGGCCATCACCCTCATCCAGCTGCGTTTCCTAACCCGGAAGTACGACCTGTGAACCGGCATCCCTTCCGGCCGCAGGTCACGCTTTCCGGGCGGCGCGCGCCCGTGGAGTCCGCATGACCACCCATCCCGCCCGCCCCGACGAGCGCCCCGCCGCCACCGCCGGCCAGCCCCAGCCGCGCCGCCGCGTGAACACCCCCACGCTGCTGGCCTACGTCGTGCTGAGCGTGGGCATCGTGGTCACGCTGTTTCCCTTCATGTGGATGCTGCTGACCAGTCTCAAGGGGTTTCAGGAGCTGTTTAACCTGTCGTTCCTGCCCGCCGCGCCGACCCTGGACAACTACCGCCAGGTGCTGGTGGAAACCGAATTCATCCGCTGGTTCGGCAACAGCCTGCTGGTGGCCGGGGTCACCACCGCCAGCGTGCTGTTCTTCGATTCGATGGTGGGCTACACCCTGGCAAAATTCGATTTCCCCGGCAAGAACATCATCTTTATCCTGATCCTGTCCACGCTGATGATCCCCACCGAGATGCTGGTGATTCCGTGGTTCGTGGGCGTCAGCGACCTGCAGCTGACCCAGAGCACCCCCGGCGCGTACTTTGCGATCATGTTTCCGGGGCTGATCAGCGCCTTCGGGGTCTTTCTGATGCGGCAGTTCTTCGAGACGCTGCCCGACGACCTGCTGGAAGCGGCCCGCATCGACGGCATGAGCGAGTTCGGCATCTTCTGGCGCATTGCGCTGCCGCTGGTGCGCCCGGCGCTGGCCAGCCTGGCGATCTTTACCTTCCTGGGCAACTGGAACGCCTTCCTGTGGCCGCTGATCGTGATTCAGAAACCCGAGTTCCGCACGCTGCCGGTGGGCACGGCGCTGTTCAACGGCGAGGCCGGCACGCAGTGGGGCCTGATCATGGCGGCCAGCAGCCTGGCGGTGATTCCAGTGCTGATCGTGTTCGCCATCTTCCAGAAACAGATTATCGAGGGCATCGTGCTGACGGGAATGAAGGGATGAGCGCCCAGGCCTCGCTGCTGGCCGTCTTCGCCCACCCGGACGACGAGGCGCTGCGCTGCGGCGGAACGCTGGCGCTGTACGCGGCGCGGGGGGCGCAGGTTCACCTGATCTGCCTCACGCGGGGAGAGGCCGGGCGCAATACCGATCCGGCCCTGGGCGAGGTGGAGATCGCCCCCCAGCGGGAGCAGGAGCTGAAAGACGCCTGCGCCGCCCTGGGCATCCACCCTCCCATCTTTCTCGGCTACCACGACAGTGGCCGGGGCGACCGGCTGCGCCGCGACGATCCGCTGGCGACCATCAACGCGGACCCCACCGAGATGGAACGCCGGATTCTTGAGGTGATCGAGGCCACCCACCCCCAGATCATGCTGACCTTCGATCCGCACGGCATGTACGGCCATCCCGACCACCTGATCGCCCACCGCGTCGCCACCGCCGCGTACGCCAGCAGCGGGTTCCGGCAGGTGCGTGTGCAGCGGCTGTTCTACACCGTTCAGAGCCGCGAGGAAATGCTGCGCCTGCAAAGTGGGCGCCCGCTGGGCGTGCTGGAGGGCCTGGAGCCGGAAACCTACGCGGTATGCGACTGCACCATCGCCGCCCATATCGATGTCCGCGCCCACGCAGCGCAGAAGCGGGCCGCGCTGTTCTCGCACCGCAGCCAGACCGGCCCGCTCAGCACCCTGGGGACTCTGACCGAGGAGCAGTTCGCGCCCCTGATGA harbors:
- a CDS encoding carbohydrate ABC transporter permease, whose protein sequence is MTSTAPTSTTPPRPRRGGSMRRHQTRTAYTFLLVPLIFFLIVRFLPTLSALRLSVFDWNILKEQQPFVGIENYERLFADEKFGQALRNTALYAVIGVPAQIALGLVVALMLNRIQALRGLFRALYFAPYVTPIVAAAWVWQWLFSPQFGPINTFLIWLNIPPQNFLTSPTQSLATTAALVVWQNLGFQIVLFLAGLAAIPRSYYEAAEIDGANGTQTFWKITLPLLNPTIVFSVVTGTISYLQLFTQVVNLNFTDQGGPLGSTMTVALYIYQIAFGRYQMGYASAITVVLFLIILAITLIQLRFLTRKYDL
- a CDS encoding PIG-L deacetylase family protein translates to MSAQASLLAVFAHPDDEALRCGGTLALYAARGAQVHLICLTRGEAGRNTDPALGEVEIAPQREQELKDACAALGIHPPIFLGYHDSGRGDRLRRDDPLATINADPTEMERRILEVIEATHPQIMLTFDPHGMYGHPDHLIAHRVATAAYASSGFRQVRVQRLFYTVQSREEMLRLQSGRPLGVLEGLEPETYAVCDCTIAAHIDVRAHAAQKRAALFSHRSQTGPLSTLGTLTEEQFAPLMNTETFSLGGIRSPVPEYPMHDLFAGLDVAFSAGRPQEQLA
- a CDS encoding extracellular solute-binding protein translates to MKKLLTLALGLSLASASAAPVTLTYWQYDFASKVSTMNELIKKFEAANPDIKIKQETFPYDAYNQKVASSVPAGQGPDVVNLFYGWLPQYVDSGYLLPLPAKDFPIKKIESDFVPMIQTSKMDGKYYALPTSVRTLAVFYNKDLFKAARLTPPRTWEDFIAAGEKIVKGAPPRFTTLGFGIQPDGQDYHMVREVLVRQFGGTPYSKDSKTATYDSEAGRKAMAFYTDLATKYKLGVPNFFPGNNSYRDAFIAGKVGMIIDGSFAVNTIKNGAKFEWGVIPLPVMKDNGIRSNFGSYWVNGITKNAKGEKLDAAVKFLKFLTSETTQRTWLDSVGEIPASRKLSGDASLRKDPVFGAFVGSLPFAHSTLFVDEAGQRKAWVDAINTVLLQGNTPANAIKKAATDEQKILNSYYK
- a CDS encoding carbohydrate ABC transporter permease, with protein sequence MTTHPARPDERPAATAGQPQPRRRVNTPTLLAYVVLSVGIVVTLFPFMWMLLTSLKGFQELFNLSFLPAAPTLDNYRQVLVETEFIRWFGNSLLVAGVTTASVLFFDSMVGYTLAKFDFPGKNIIFILILSTLMIPTEMLVIPWFVGVSDLQLTQSTPGAYFAIMFPGLISAFGVFLMRQFFETLPDDLLEAARIDGMSEFGIFWRIALPLVRPALASLAIFTFLGNWNAFLWPLIVIQKPEFRTLPVGTALFNGEAGTQWGLIMAASSLAVIPVLIVFAIFQKQIIEGIVLTGMKG